The following coding sequences are from one Epilithonimonas vandammei window:
- a CDS encoding TolC family protein: MKKLIITAVLTLLFTATFAQQMSLPAVMDSIAANHPVVKMYNAEIRSMDAAAKGARSWMPPTVGAGFFMTPYNAKLWQRDGEMLGMGSVAVSVEQMFPNKQKLDANENLMKAMSSVEKEKLFAALNENFQDAKKLYYSSIVLDKKLQVVKENEKMLDFMIRNAEIRYKNGLSKISAYYKAKAALGSSKNMQLMYENDLRVNRIRLNALMGRDPLAPLEIEPEYNLNDYSLMTFGQDLFYQNRSDLRGIDREINIAKLKQDLEKQNLKPEFGVKFENMFGFGGQPMQFSLMLMAKLPFVSWASGMNKANIESLKLKEEALQAQKEMMVNEYSGMAYGMRNELDLNKNQLKLYEDTIIPALKKNYKSMQLGYEQNTEELFMLYDAWEQLNMAQLEYFEILTKALQTQTEIDRLIERR, encoded by the coding sequence ATGAAAAAATTAATAATAACAGCAGTACTTACCTTGCTTTTTACCGCCACTTTTGCTCAGCAAATGTCCCTGCCCGCTGTAATGGACAGTATCGCAGCCAACCATCCGGTGGTAAAGATGTACAATGCCGAAATCCGGTCAATGGATGCTGCCGCTAAAGGTGCAAGAAGCTGGATGCCGCCCACAGTGGGTGCCGGTTTCTTCATGACGCCCTATAATGCAAAACTCTGGCAGCGGGATGGCGAAATGCTCGGCATGGGTTCCGTGGCTGTATCTGTGGAGCAGATGTTTCCCAATAAACAAAAACTCGATGCCAACGAGAATCTGATGAAGGCAATGTCCTCTGTGGAAAAGGAAAAACTTTTTGCCGCCCTCAATGAAAACTTTCAGGATGCGAAAAAACTGTATTACAGTTCAATCGTCTTGGATAAAAAGCTGCAGGTCGTAAAGGAAAACGAAAAGATGCTGGACTTTATGATTAGAAACGCCGAGATCCGGTACAAAAACGGGCTTTCCAAAATATCTGCATATTACAAAGCCAAAGCCGCCCTCGGAAGCTCCAAAAACATGCAGCTCATGTACGAGAATGACCTCCGCGTCAACCGGATCCGGTTGAATGCCCTCATGGGAAGAGACCCGCTCGCGCCACTGGAGATTGAACCGGAATACAATCTGAATGATTATTCTCTCATGACTTTTGGTCAGGATCTATTTTATCAGAACAGAAGTGATCTCCGCGGCATCGACCGGGAAATCAATATTGCCAAACTCAAACAGGATCTGGAAAAGCAGAATCTAAAGCCGGAATTTGGCGTAAAGTTCGAAAACATGTTTGGTTTTGGTGGCCAGCCCATGCAGTTTTCTCTGATGCTGATGGCAAAACTGCCTTTCGTATCCTGGGCTTCAGGCATGAATAAAGCCAATATTGAAAGCCTGAAACTGAAAGAAGAAGCCTTGCAGGCACAGAAAGAAATGATGGTGAACGAATACAGCGGAATGGCCTACGGAATGCGCAATGAGCTGGACCTGAATAAAAATCAGCTGAAACTCTATGAAGACACCATTATTCCGGCCTTAAAAAAGAACTACAAATCCATGCAGTTAGGCTACGAGCAGAATACGGAAGAACTCTTCATGTTGTACGATGCCTGGGAACAGCTGAATATGGCCCAATTGGAATATTTCGAGATCCTGACCAAAGCACTGCAGACGCAAACTGAAATTGACCGCTTAATTGAAAGAAGATGA
- a CDS encoding efflux RND transporter periplasmic adaptor subunit, whose amino-acid sequence MLLFALTACDKVKFWEDKHSAEAAMHTYTCPMHPEVISDKPGKCPKCGMDLVLKDAPEKKEEGIKLDDLLKPTNEFVISELPVVKLKKENIPTTVDALGTVEYDTRQIGSISSRVAGRIEKLYVRYKYQKVSKGQRILDIYSPELLTAQQNLLFAIKNDRSNKTMIDASRQKLLLLGMPASQIQKVIQRGKPDFTVPVFSNYSGHIQQAGSAGSMGSSPPSAPAMASNTAVTAELPLKEGMYLQKGQNIFSVYNPNRTWALINIFSEDIALVSKGQSVMIIPEANPDNRFKGTIGFIEPFFRQGSKTVTARVYFDNSTAKIPVGSQVRAEIMSHNRMADWLPKSAVVSLGIDKIAFKKVEGGFIAHKVVTGAVVGDKIQIVSGLLPEDGVAENAQYLMDSESFIKINR is encoded by the coding sequence ATGCTTTTATTTGCTTTGACGGCGTGTGACAAAGTTAAGTTCTGGGAAGATAAGCACTCGGCAGAAGCTGCAATGCATACTTATACCTGTCCGATGCACCCGGAAGTGATTTCAGACAAACCCGGCAAATGTCCCAAATGTGGGATGGATTTGGTCCTGAAAGATGCCCCTGAAAAAAAGGAAGAGGGGATTAAACTCGACGATCTGCTGAAACCAACCAATGAATTTGTGATCTCGGAATTGCCGGTCGTAAAATTAAAAAAGGAAAATATTCCCACCACCGTTGATGCTTTAGGGACGGTAGAATACGATACTCGACAGATTGGCAGTATTTCCTCACGCGTTGCGGGCCGTATCGAGAAACTCTATGTGCGGTATAAATACCAGAAAGTGTCGAAAGGGCAGCGTATTTTAGATATATACAGCCCGGAACTTTTAACCGCACAGCAAAACCTGCTCTTCGCTATTAAAAATGACCGCTCAAACAAAACAATGATCGATGCTTCACGCCAGAAACTCCTTCTTTTGGGAATGCCGGCTTCACAGATTCAGAAAGTCATCCAGCGAGGGAAACCTGATTTCACAGTTCCGGTTTTCAGCAATTACAGCGGACACATTCAGCAGGCAGGATCGGCCGGAAGCATGGGGTCATCACCACCATCTGCACCCGCAATGGCTTCAAATACGGCAGTCACCGCTGAACTACCCCTAAAAGAGGGAATGTACCTCCAGAAAGGACAGAATATTTTCAGTGTCTACAATCCCAACAGAACCTGGGCCCTGATCAATATTTTTTCTGAAGACATTGCACTGGTCAGCAAAGGACAGTCAGTCATGATCATCCCGGAAGCCAATCCGGATAACCGCTTCAAAGGAACCATCGGTTTTATTGAACCGTTTTTCAGGCAGGGCAGCAAAACCGTAACGGCGCGGGTCTATTTTGATAATTCCACCGCAAAAATTCCTGTCGGAAGTCAGGTTAGAGCGGAGATTATGAGCCACAACAGAATGGCAGACTGGCTGCCGAAATCAGCGGTGGTTTCTTTAGGGATTGATAAAATCGCGTTCAAAAAAGTAGAAGGCGGTTTTATTGCCCACAAGGTTGTTACCGGCGCGGTGGTAGGCGATAAAATTCAGATCGTCAGTGGTTTGCTTCCTGAAGATGGAGTTGCCGAAAATGCACAGTACCTGATGGACAGCGAAAGTTTCATAAAAATTAACAGATAA
- a CDS encoding efflux RND transporter permease subunit, translating to MIQNLIKLSLRNRYFVLLIAIGLFIWGIFAVRDNPIDAIPDLSENQVIVFTEWMGRSPQIMEDQVTFPLVSNLQGIPKIKNIRAASMFGMSFVYVIFEDNVDIYWARTRVLERLNYAQRLLPQGVTPTLGPDGTGVGHVFWYHFDAPKMDLGDQRALQDWYVKFALQTVPGVAEVASFGGFEKQYQLIVDPVKLQYYNVSLMDVMNKVKANNNDVGGRKFEVADMAYVIRGLGYIKNVADIEEIAVGNYNGIPVRVKDIGSVQMGGDLRLGIFDADGEGEVVGGIVVARYGENADKVINDVKEKMKDVEKGLPEGVTFKTSYDRSTLIEGAIDNIKTKLIEEIIVVAIIVILFLFHWRSALSIIIQIPVTIAISFILLNAFGLSSNIMSLTGIALAIGVIVDNGIIMSENAYKNLSDWQNHQQNKNP from the coding sequence ATGATTCAAAATTTAATCAAACTGTCCCTCCGCAACAGGTATTTCGTTTTGCTGATTGCAATCGGCCTTTTTATCTGGGGTATTTTTGCGGTAAGGGACAATCCCATCGATGCCATTCCGGATCTGAGTGAGAACCAGGTCATCGTTTTTACGGAGTGGATGGGCAGAAGTCCCCAGATTATGGAAGATCAGGTGACTTTCCCTCTGGTAAGCAACCTTCAGGGAATTCCGAAAATTAAGAACATCCGCGCCGCTTCCATGTTTGGGATGAGCTTCGTATATGTTATTTTCGAAGATAACGTGGACATTTACTGGGCCAGAACCCGGGTACTGGAACGGCTCAACTATGCCCAACGCCTACTCCCGCAAGGCGTAACGCCTACGCTCGGACCGGATGGCACCGGTGTTGGTCACGTTTTCTGGTACCATTTCGATGCACCTAAAATGGATTTGGGAGACCAGCGCGCCCTCCAGGACTGGTATGTGAAATTTGCTCTGCAGACGGTTCCCGGTGTGGCGGAAGTAGCCTCCTTTGGCGGCTTCGAAAAACAGTACCAACTCATTGTAGATCCTGTAAAACTCCAGTACTATAACGTCTCTCTGATGGATGTCATGAACAAAGTGAAAGCCAACAATAATGATGTGGGCGGACGTAAATTTGAAGTGGCTGATATGGCCTATGTCATTCGCGGTCTTGGTTACATCAAGAACGTAGCCGATATCGAAGAAATCGCGGTGGGAAATTACAACGGTATTCCCGTGCGGGTGAAAGATATTGGCTCGGTACAAATGGGTGGAGATCTTCGGCTGGGTATTTTTGATGCGGACGGTGAAGGCGAAGTTGTGGGCGGTATCGTGGTGGCACGGTATGGCGAAAATGCGGATAAGGTCATCAACGATGTGAAAGAGAAAATGAAGGACGTTGAAAAAGGACTCCCTGAAGGCGTCACCTTCAAGACATCGTACGACCGCAGTACGCTGATTGAAGGGGCAATAGACAATATTAAAACCAAGCTGATTGAAGAAATTATCGTGGTGGCAATCATTGTTATTCTGTTCCTATTCCACTGGCGAAGTGCATTGAGCATCATCATTCAGATTCCGGTCACCATTGCCATCAGTTTTATTCTGCTCAATGCGTTTGGACTTTCCTCCAATATCATGTCCCTTACAGGAATTGCGCTGGCAATTGGGGTGATCGTGGATAACGGAATTATCATGTCTGAAAATGCATATAAAAATCTCTCCGATTGGCAGAACCATCAACAAAATAAAAACCCCTAA
- a CDS encoding heme-binding domain-containing protein: MRKLNIIGWLSVIVVAVVLAIQFIPVERNVSTVPPGQSFEKTEKVPANVAAILKVSCYDCHSNNTRYPWYSVLQPGAWFMARHIKKGKEELNFDEFNNYSKRRKKAKIKSIISQIEKDEMPLKSYRMMHGNARLSADKKKELLDFFRDNEYSK, translated from the coding sequence ATGAGAAAATTGAATATCATAGGTTGGCTGTCGGTGATAGTAGTGGCGGTTGTTTTAGCCATTCAGTTCATACCGGTGGAGCGTAATGTCTCCACCGTTCCGCCAGGTCAAAGTTTTGAAAAAACCGAAAAGGTGCCCGCCAACGTGGCTGCAATCCTTAAAGTTTCCTGCTATGACTGTCATTCAAATAATACCCGTTATCCCTGGTATTCGGTATTACAGCCGGGCGCGTGGTTCATGGCCCGGCATATTAAAAAAGGTAAAGAAGAACTCAATTTTGATGAGTTCAATAACTATTCAAAAAGACGGAAAAAAGCAAAAATAAAAAGCATCATCAGCCAGATTGAAAAAGACGAAATGCCTTTAAAATCATACCGCATGATGCACGGAAACGCGAGATTATCAGCAGATAAAAAAAAAGAACTGTTAGATTTTTTTCGTGACAACGAATATAGTAAGTAA
- a CDS encoding helix-turn-helix domain-containing protein, whose protein sequence is MKLNIKNMVCSRCLKVLRQELEQLGIKVSSIELGVLVIDEMAGNHTEILAKIESVLHTNKFEIIHSPEEVLVEKIKHFLLCKIEEPPLDSTVNLSQILSTEFNHEYKSLSKLFSHFENTTLKKYFIKLKIEKVKQLIQLRQYTFSEIGHLLDYSSVNHLSRQFKEITGESMTEYKNAELANRRPYDEIS, encoded by the coding sequence ATGAAATTAAATATTAAAAATATGGTTTGCAGCCGATGTCTCAAAGTGCTTAGGCAAGAGCTTGAACAACTGGGAATTAAGGTTTCATCAATTGAACTCGGGGTATTGGTAATCGACGAGATGGCTGGTAATCATACTGAAATCTTGGCGAAAATTGAAAGCGTTCTCCATACCAATAAATTTGAAATAATCCATAGTCCAGAGGAAGTGCTCGTCGAAAAAATTAAACATTTTTTGCTTTGTAAAATAGAAGAGCCCCCTCTCGATTCCACGGTAAACCTATCTCAAATTTTAAGCACGGAGTTCAACCACGAATATAAGTCACTGAGCAAGTTGTTCTCACACTTTGAAAATACAACGCTCAAAAAATATTTTATTAAATTAAAAATTGAGAAAGTAAAACAACTTATTCAACTCAGGCAGTACACCTTTTCAGAAATAGGGCATCTCCTGGATTACAGCAGCGTCAACCACCTATCTAGACAGTTTAAAGAGATTACCGGAGAGAGCATGACTGAGTATAAAAATGCTGAACTAGCCAATCGAAGACCCTATGATGAAATTAGTTAA
- a CDS encoding four-helix bundle copper-binding protein, with product MDHCRECAEACRKCAEECRKMAA from the coding sequence ATGGATCATTGCCGTGAATGTGCAGAAGCTTGCAGAAAATGCGCCGAAGAATGCCGGAAAATGGCAGCGTAA
- a CDS encoding type II glyceraldehyde-3-phosphate dehydrogenase — translation MEKIKVAVNGYGVIGKRVADAVHLQEDMELAGVCDVITDWRIQMAVLKKYPVFASDDMFKTKMNEAGINSSGTLNDLLASSDIIVDCTPKKIAAQNIELYKKLGKKFILQGGEKHEATGHSFSAENNYATAINLDATRVVSCNTTSIVRTLTALKNAGLLLKARGTLLRRATDPWESHLTGIMNTLVPEKDIPSHQGPDAQSVDPSFNVITSAVKVPETLSHLHYWNVQLTRKTDKEEVLDAFNKSTRIAMIEYSDELAANNTVKELMLAIGRPYGDMYEVALWQDMLKVVGDEVFYAYLVDNQAIVIPETIDAIRALTGIEPDAEKSILKTNESLGVKQSFY, via the coding sequence ATGGAAAAGATTAAAGTAGCCGTAAACGGATATGGTGTCATTGGCAAACGGGTTGCCGATGCAGTGCATTTGCAAGAAGATATGGAACTGGCAGGTGTATGCGATGTAATAACAGACTGGCGCATTCAAATGGCAGTATTGAAAAAATATCCCGTGTTTGCTTCCGATGACATGTTTAAAACAAAGATGAACGAAGCAGGCATAAATTCATCAGGCACGTTGAACGATCTGCTTGCATCCTCAGATATTATTGTGGATTGTACGCCCAAAAAAATTGCGGCTCAAAATATAGAGCTTTATAAAAAACTTGGTAAAAAGTTTATATTACAAGGAGGTGAAAAGCATGAAGCAACCGGTCATTCCTTTAGTGCCGAAAATAATTATGCAACTGCAATTAACCTTGATGCTACAAGAGTAGTTTCCTGTAACACTACTTCCATTGTAAGAACACTAACCGCACTGAAGAATGCAGGCTTGCTCTTAAAAGCAAGAGGCACTTTACTTCGTCGTGCAACCGACCCATGGGAAAGCCATTTGACCGGGATTATGAATACCCTGGTTCCCGAAAAAGATATACCCAGCCATCAGGGACCCGATGCGCAATCTGTTGACCCCTCTTTTAACGTTATCACATCGGCAGTTAAAGTGCCGGAAACGTTAAGCCATCTACATTACTGGAATGTACAGTTGACCAGAAAAACCGATAAGGAAGAAGTTTTGGATGCATTCAATAAATCTACCAGAATTGCAATGATTGAATACAGCGATGAGTTAGCCGCTAATAATACAGTTAAGGAATTAATGCTTGCAATAGGCCGCCCTTATGGAGATATGTATGAAGTAGCCTTGTGGCAAGACATGCTGAAAGTGGTTGGAGATGAAGTGTTCTATGCTTACCTAGTCGATAATCAGGCTATCGTAATCCCCGAAACCATTGACGCTATCCGTGCCCTAACCGGAATTGAACCAGACGCTGAAAAGTCGATACTTAAGACCAACGAAAGCCTTGGAGTAAAACAGAGTTTTTATTAG
- a CDS encoding efflux RND transporter permease subunit codes for MKTNWFKNIFRKKDKEKDSYVKIPEDIRLKIIEKSSLQVSRGVFFSTVIIVVSFLPVFMLTGQEGKLFHPLAYTKTFILIVDAILVLTLAPVLISFFMKGKFKDDKKNPINRGLERIYEPIIRWCMEWKKTTLGINILALLISIPLIMNLGREFMPPLDEGSLLFMPVTLPDISNSEAKRLLQVQDKIIKGVPEVDHVLGKAGRANTATDNSPISMIETIILLKPQSEWREGKTKDDLINELNAKLQIPGVTNGWTMPITNRINMLSTGIRTDVGVKVYGQNLDSIAVLSEKIKKELTGIEGIKDMYVEPITGGKYVDIQVKREEIGRYGLSVDDVNAVVESALGGMKLTTTVEGRQRFSVNARYGQDFRNNVESLRRLPMQTMEFGSIPLSAVADIRLTEGPPMINSENAMLRGTVLFNVRDRDLGSTVAEAQKKLNSMVTKMPKGYFVEWSGQYENLIRGEQTLKMIMPLVLIVIFLSMYFAFNSYREAFFNLISIPFALIGGVFMISLWGVNLSVAVAVGFIALFGLAVETGIVMVIYLNDAMVQLIAKNGNSRETITNEELREYVINGAAKRLRPKIMTVCVTLFGLVPILWSHGVGSDMMKPIVLPMVGGVFTSAIHILLVTPIIFYMQKEWELNKLGKIDVLDAAH; via the coding sequence ATGAAGACCAACTGGTTTAAAAATATATTCAGAAAAAAAGACAAAGAGAAAGACAGTTACGTTAAAATTCCCGAAGATATTCGGCTGAAGATTATCGAAAAATCATCCTTACAGGTATCCAGAGGGGTCTTTTTCTCTACGGTAATCATCGTGGTTTCTTTTCTCCCGGTATTTATGTTGACCGGTCAGGAAGGTAAACTTTTTCATCCGCTGGCGTACACCAAAACTTTTATCCTGATCGTTGATGCGATCTTGGTACTTACCCTTGCGCCGGTACTTATCTCCTTTTTCATGAAGGGAAAGTTTAAAGACGATAAAAAAAACCCGATAAACAGAGGGCTTGAGCGGATATACGAACCCATCATTCGCTGGTGCATGGAATGGAAAAAAACAACGCTTGGCATTAATATTCTTGCCCTTCTTATCAGCATCCCTTTAATTATGAACCTCGGCCGTGAGTTTATGCCGCCCTTAGATGAAGGCTCACTACTCTTTATGCCGGTCACTTTGCCTGATATTTCGAACTCTGAAGCCAAAAGATTACTGCAGGTACAGGATAAAATCATTAAAGGAGTTCCGGAAGTGGATCATGTCCTCGGAAAAGCCGGAAGAGCCAACACGGCGACAGATAATTCACCCATCTCCATGATTGAAACCATTATTTTGTTGAAACCGCAAAGCGAATGGCGCGAGGGCAAAACAAAAGATGATCTCATCAATGAGCTGAATGCCAAACTGCAGATTCCCGGCGTAACCAATGGCTGGACCATGCCGATTACCAACCGGATCAATATGCTTTCAACCGGGATCAGAACGGATGTGGGCGTAAAAGTGTACGGACAGAACCTGGACAGTATTGCCGTCCTTTCAGAAAAGATTAAAAAGGAACTCACAGGAATTGAAGGGATCAAGGACATGTATGTCGAACCGATTACCGGCGGAAAATATGTGGATATTCAAGTGAAACGCGAAGAAATAGGAAGATACGGGCTAAGCGTGGATGACGTAAATGCCGTCGTGGAAAGTGCGCTCGGCGGAATGAAACTCACCACCACCGTGGAAGGCCGACAGCGCTTTTCGGTAAATGCCAGATACGGCCAGGATTTCAGAAATAATGTGGAATCTCTGAGAAGACTCCCAATGCAGACGATGGAATTTGGTTCCATTCCGCTAAGTGCTGTGGCTGACATTCGTCTTACAGAAGGACCACCAATGATCAATTCTGAAAATGCCATGTTACGCGGAACTGTTCTGTTCAACGTCCGTGATCGGGATTTAGGCAGTACCGTAGCAGAAGCACAGAAAAAACTCAACAGCATGGTCACCAAAATGCCTAAAGGCTATTTCGTGGAATGGAGCGGCCAGTATGAAAACCTGATTCGCGGAGAGCAGACTTTAAAAATGATTATGCCCCTCGTATTAATAGTGATTTTCCTTTCGATGTATTTTGCGTTCAATTCTTACCGCGAAGCTTTCTTTAATCTCATCAGTATTCCTTTTGCCTTAATCGGCGGCGTATTCATGATTTCGCTTTGGGGTGTCAATCTCTCCGTAGCCGTTGCAGTCGGCTTTATTGCACTGTTCGGACTTGCGGTAGAAACCGGAATCGTGATGGTCATTTACCTGAACGACGCCATGGTTCAGCTTATTGCAAAAAATGGCAACTCACGGGAGACCATTACCAATGAAGAACTTCGTGAATATGTGATCAACGGTGCAGCGAAAAGATTAAGACCTAAAATTATGACGGTTTGCGTGACCCTCTTCGGACTCGTTCCCATCCTGTGGAGCCACGGTGTGGGAAGTGACATGATGAAACCAATCGTATTACCGATGGTTGGTGGTGTTTTCACTTCGGCCATTCACATCCTTTTGGTAACACCAATTATCTTTTATATGCAGAAGGAATGGGAACTGAACAAACTAGGGAAAATTGACGTCCTCGACGCTGCCCATTAA
- a CDS encoding heavy-metal-associated domain-containing protein: MKQQIEITGMSCEGCVKNVEKALKEIDGVQNVKASLHPPRAVIEAEKSINTAQLTQALAKVGYSIAGASVDENLKKSGGSCCC; the protein is encoded by the coding sequence ATGAAACAACAAATTGAAATAACAGGAATGTCCTGCGAAGGCTGCGTTAAAAATGTCGAAAAAGCGTTGAAAGAAATTGATGGCGTACAGAATGTAAAAGCGAGTCTGCATCCACCACGCGCAGTTATTGAAGCAGAGAAATCGATTAATACAGCGCAGTTAACGCAAGCCTTGGCGAAAGTAGGTTATAGTATTGCCGGCGCTTCCGTAGATGAGAATTTAAAAAAGTCTGGTGGCTCCTGTTGCTGTTGA
- a CDS encoding efflux RND transporter periplasmic adaptor subunit — MKFNILMLALLVFLYSCKKEEDPHAGHDIYYTCSMHPQVVSDKPGKCPICHMDLVPVEKKKNADPNEIILNDEQVKLGNIKTVALSDGSMADKLTLTGTLNFNQYQMQAVSSRVMGRVERLYYKNIGDFVPKGAPLVDIYSEELNNAKQEYLLALERRKLFVGNTSIDFDQLLQSSRNKLYLWGMSESQIKQLERSGKATPTTTVFSNAAGYITDLSIAEGDYLAEGGTIVNLADLSSLWAEAQVYSSQMALLQKDSKVTVYIPDLDNLKINGKVDFTNPEISASSRINLVRVSVPNKGNLLKPGMPVYVLVENKSRDGLSMPVDAVIRDGKSSTVWVKTAKNTFVNRMVETGLEYEDRIEITSGIKAGDEVVVSGAYLLNSEYIFKKGADPMAGHDMSTM, encoded by the coding sequence ATGAAATTCAATATTTTAATGCTTGCCTTGCTGGTTTTTCTTTACTCCTGTAAAAAGGAGGAAGATCCGCATGCCGGCCACGATATCTACTACACCTGTTCCATGCACCCGCAGGTAGTCTCCGATAAACCCGGAAAATGCCCCATTTGTCACATGGATTTGGTGCCTGTCGAGAAGAAAAAGAATGCTGATCCTAACGAAATTATCTTGAATGACGAGCAGGTTAAACTTGGGAATATCAAAACAGTCGCGCTATCTGATGGGTCGATGGCCGACAAACTTACCCTGACCGGAACACTCAATTTTAATCAGTACCAAATGCAGGCAGTAAGTTCCAGAGTAATGGGCAGAGTTGAACGGTTGTATTATAAAAACATTGGCGATTTTGTTCCGAAGGGGGCGCCGTTGGTCGATATTTACAGTGAAGAACTCAATAATGCAAAGCAGGAATATTTGCTGGCATTAGAAAGACGCAAGCTCTTCGTCGGCAATACGTCCATTGATTTTGACCAGCTGCTCCAAAGTTCACGAAACAAGCTTTATTTATGGGGAATGTCGGAAAGCCAGATCAAACAGCTGGAAAGATCAGGAAAAGCCACACCTACCACCACTGTGTTCAGCAATGCAGCCGGTTACATCACCGATCTGAGCATTGCCGAAGGCGATTATCTTGCCGAAGGTGGCACCATCGTGAATCTGGCAGATCTTTCATCGCTTTGGGCAGAGGCACAGGTTTACTCTTCCCAAATGGCTCTCCTTCAGAAAGACAGCAAGGTCACCGTATATATTCCCGATCTGGATAATTTGAAGATTAATGGGAAGGTTGATTTTACAAACCCGGAAATAAGCGCCTCCAGCAGGATAAATCTGGTTCGCGTTTCCGTGCCTAACAAAGGAAATCTGCTGAAACCCGGCATGCCGGTATATGTTCTGGTGGAAAACAAATCCCGTGATGGTCTTTCCATGCCTGTGGATGCGGTAATCAGGGATGGCAAATCTTCCACGGTGTGGGTGAAAACCGCGAAGAACACCTTCGTCAACAGAATGGTGGAAACGGGTCTCGAATATGAAGACAGAATAGAAATCACATCAGGAATTAAGGCGGGAGACGAAGTAGTGGTCTCCGGGGCCTACCTTCTGAACAGCGAATATATATTTAAGAAAGGGGCAGATCCCATGGCGGGTCACGATATGAGCACAATGTAA
- a CDS encoding YVTN family beta-propeller repeat protein, giving the protein MKKFFTPTLVVILTMLFVMVSSCGNNDNSNTNSSNTDKPSSLPRAKVYVANEAGGSVSVIDLQDSLKTTSIDLSDSAGTMFMAHNVQVAPNGKSVWVAAAGMDSSKTNYLIVIDPNSGTIKERVLLGKDLHVAHVVLDDQSKNAFVTAGATNEVIQVDATTYQVVRKFDLGAKHAPHGLRYAKGKLYVANMDGKSMSVITVADGKVTDIPLGGIAPQVAVTRDDKFIFISLYDTKEVIQYDLKNGQLNRIPLPATAQGPIQLYATPDSKLLYVADQGELLGRPVSNEVYVIDIPNAKVISTIKVGKKAHGVVASNDGKSVYVTNTIDNTVSVIDVASQKVIHTIPVGKGPNGISYWFETGGMP; this is encoded by the coding sequence ATGAAAAAATTTTTTACCCCGACATTGGTTGTCATATTGACCATGCTATTTGTTATGGTCAGCAGTTGCGGCAATAACGATAATAGCAATACCAATAGTAGTAATACTGATAAACCATCTTCATTGCCAAGGGCTAAAGTTTATGTAGCCAATGAAGCCGGAGGCAGTGTTTCAGTTATTGATCTTCAGGATAGCTTAAAAACTACAAGCATTGACTTAAGTGATAGCGCCGGAACTATGTTTATGGCCCATAATGTTCAGGTGGCCCCCAATGGAAAATCTGTTTGGGTGGCGGCAGCAGGTATGGACAGCAGTAAAACAAATTACTTAATAGTTATTGACCCAAACAGCGGTACAATAAAAGAGCGTGTGCTGTTAGGTAAAGATCTACACGTGGCCCATGTAGTTTTAGACGATCAATCAAAGAATGCATTTGTAACCGCAGGTGCAACGAATGAGGTCATACAAGTAGATGCAACGACCTATCAGGTGGTACGGAAGTTTGATTTAGGTGCAAAACATGCACCACATGGTTTGCGCTACGCTAAAGGCAAATTGTATGTAGCCAATATGGACGGAAAAAGCATGTCTGTCATTACTGTAGCTGATGGCAAAGTAACTGATATTCCTCTTGGCGGAATAGCTCCACAGGTGGCAGTTACCCGTGATGATAAATTTATTTTCATCTCTTTATACGACACAAAAGAGGTGATACAGTATGACCTTAAAAATGGTCAACTAAACAGAATACCATTACCTGCTACTGCTCAAGGTCCAATTCAGTTGTATGCTACCCCTGATAGTAAGTTACTGTATGTGGCTGACCAGGGAGAGTTACTCGGAAGACCGGTTTCAAACGAGGTTTATGTAATAGACATACCAAACGCAAAAGTGATAAGTACCATTAAAGTTGGTAAGAAGGCACACGGTGTTGTAGCAAGCAACGACGGCAAATCAGTTTATGTAACAAATACTATAGACAATACAGTTTCTGTGATTGATGTGGCAAGTCAAAAAGTAATCCACACAATCCCGGTTGGCAAAGGCCCTAATGGAATAAGCTATTGGTTTGAAACTGGCGGTATGCCGTAA